A stretch of DNA from Saccharomycodes ludwigii strain NBRC 1722 chromosome I, whole genome shotgun sequence:
TTCATCTTGTTTACCTTCAATCATCCATCTAACGTCGTAAGCCTTCTTAGGTTCTGGAGCAAAATCAACATCTCTATCCCAAGTATCTTCAGATTCTAAAATAGGAACCGGCATATCACGTTTGGCTGGAATGTAGGATAGCCATTCTATGATCTTAGAAACACCATCTAAATCATCCTTGGCAGTTAAGTGAGAAACACCGTTGTTGTACATAATTTGAGTACCACCCAATTGCAAGTTAGAAGAGTAAACTTCTCTTCCCAACAACTTGTTAATAGCTGGTGCACCAGTTAAAATAATCGGTTGTCCTTCAACTTGAATAGCTCTTTCACCTAATCTAACTAAATAGGCACCAATACCAACGGATCTACAAGAAACTAAGGTAATGGTGAAAATGTCCTTGTATGCTCTAGAAGTGGCACCAGCAATCAACCCAGAGCCTCTTAAACATTCAACACCTAAACCATCCTCAGAACCAATAATAGTCTTAATAACAAATCTCTCTTCACCATTTTCAACAACACGTTCAGTAAGAACACTGTTTTCTTTACCGTCTTTCTTCAACTGAGCTAGACCATCAGCCGTCATGTACAAATATTCGAATCCCTTGGCTGGATCAGAGGCATCCTTCCAGGCGACTTGGTAATATGGAATCAATTCATCAGCAATACCGATTCTAGCACCAGAGTTTGCAGATAAGTAGATTCTTGGAATACCCAACTTTCTAGCATATTTGGTGGCCTTGTTGAAAAATTCGTCCTCCTTTGGACCAAAAGAACCAATCTTAAAAGTAATATCATTtgcaataacaacaaattgACGACCACGAGAATATTCTGGAGTTCTGGCTGTAATCTTGAAAGCAACCATACCAATAGTATTGGCACCAGCCTCACGCTCCACTTCGGTCAACTCACCATTCTCATCTTCAATCAATTCGTttgaaatgaaaaacaagTCAGTAACTTTTGTCATTGGAGAAGTCTTTTTCCATTCAGAAACAAGAGCTTGGCGGAATAACTCGGGGAAATCATAAACATAAGTTGTACCCATTAAATGAGCCTTATAACGTTTTGGTTGCAACCATTCTTTAACAGGATATGGTGTAGCAATAGGCCTTAAATGCATGGATCCCGGTTTATCTAAAGACTTGAAAACCCAAACACCTTCAGAGTTCTTAATTTCAGTGTACAATTCCGTTTTAACAACATAACCAGAAACATTATTGATCAAAGCTCTCAATGGAACTGGTGACCCGGTCTTTGGATccttgataataatacgTATTTCAGCAGCAGCAATACGTAAACGCAATAATCTTTTACCAAATCTCTCCAAGAACCCACCAAAGGCAGCTTCAACATCTTCTGGAGTAATATCGAAaacagaagaaaaattaatgaaaatatggTTCAAGTCCGAATTAGAGGTGTCGATAATTTCCAAGTTATCTAAAATATCAGACATCAACCTATTGGCTTCGGATGTTAAGTATTCTTGAATACTGATGTCATCACGAATACGACCAGTTCTAATAATACCTCTGGtgaaaaatcttttatcAACAGGAGAATTCTTTGCAATGGCTTCGTAAACATGGATATTTCTATTACCAGTAAAAATTTGCTTAATATTAAAGTTGGACATTCTTCCTAATTCCAATTGGAAAGCTAATGCAGGTTCAACGTTACGGATGGTTTCATCTTCCTCATAATTAGGACCACGGAAGGTATAGAACTTAGGATAACTACCATCATTGTaggtgaaaataaaagtaatacGACGAATAGAGGCATTTACCAAACTCTTCTTGTTCATATCCAAAATTTCCCTTAATCTCTTCAAAACCTGTTTGTCGTTTTCAAAACCGTCAGTAGaagaaatgaaaacatTAGCAACATTGCTCAACGTTGAGTGGCCAAAAGATCTATTTGGAGCTGGACCCGAAGCACTATTTTGATGTGGAATAATACACAAAGCATCGGAAAGAGAATCATCAATATCATCCAAGTGTTTGGCAGCTACTAAAACACCAGTTCTTAAAGGTTGGGTTCCATCGTTGGAAATAAAAGACAAATCAGAAACCGACATGGCCCTGTTTAAGCCCAATTTATTCTTCATCTGAGGAACAGAAATTGAAGAGTTACTTGGCAACTGGAATTTCCATTCAACGACAGGAGAACCACTGACTTTATGATGTTTCACATCACCAATTGTGTACGCTCTATAAGCACGACGAATGTAAACATCAGCAGCAGCAGAAGCAATATCCACATCGTTATCATTAAGAAATTGAGACAGAAcatcaaaaacaacataATTGGAATCAATTAAAtcctttaaaatattcaaatctGGTTCAGAACGTCTAGCGTTGGATCCATATGAAGCCTTGACAACAGagcttttcaaaatatgtTCAACTTGAGCAGTTCTTTCAGAAATAGAAGGCAAAGCACcttgaattaaaatttctCTTGCTTGTAGAGCAACCTTAGCTGTAGCCTTGGACTCCAATTGAACAATATTCTTCAAAGGCTCGGAAATAGCAGCAGCGACATCCGAAGAAATTTTGCATAATGGTTGGTAATGTTTCAAAATGGCCAAAATCAAATTGTTTTTCGCAAAGACTCTGGAGTGTGATAAAACGGTCAAAACAACCTTATTTAAATCGTCGGTATGCTCATCAcgtaattttaaaataacatCTTCCTCACGAACATTGGACCCACTGAATAAGCTTTCAACGTCATAATATTCCTCCAAAAACTTTGCAAAAACAGAGTGCTCATGAGCTTTCAAGCCGTTCGAATAACGTCTTGTAATATCCAATAGTGGTTCAACAGTGgcagaaaacaaaatagacTCTGAATGTTCTTCGATCGAATGTTCCAACAATTTGTTAAGTTGCTTGGCAGGAAAATCAGCAGAACGTTTTTCAGATCTGCTCACCAAGTCAGTCAATTTATCGTCCAGCTCTTTGGGTAATCTGGAATGCAAAGCAGAAACTTGCAGGCGCCATTCACTATAAGGCAATTTTGGGTCTCTTAAGACTTGTATCAAATTTTGTAACGAGGTATTCATGATAACCTGATTATCATAACccttcaaaatattttctaaagtGGTAACTAAACTCTTGAACTTGTAGGCTGGTTTGGTACCTTCAATGATCGGAGCACCCAACTCTGGTAACATTCCTTCAAATGGCAAGGCATGTTTGACCTTACTAGGATCATCTAAACTCAAAATACCTAAAATATCGCCTGCAGAAACGGTGGAACCTGGCTGTTTCAACAATTGAACAATACCGCTTTCTTGGGAAACTAATGGCATTTGCATCTTCATGACTTCAACTTCAGCATATGGTTGGCCAGCATTGACATGATCACCGCTTTCAACCAAATATTTAACCAACTTACCTGGCGATGGAGTACGCAATTGAGTTGGGTCATTTTCAGCTTCCAATAAAGTAGTCATGGAGTCAATAGACAATCTAGTAGCAGAAACTTCCTCCTTCCAATAAATGGTGTGTGATTTACCGCCAACAGAAATCAATAAACCACCATCAGACAACTTACGAACTCCAACCTCACATTTGGAACCGTTAATAAACAAAGTATAACGTTCATCTGCAGATTGGGCAACTGTAAACTTAAATCTCTTGTCTTCGTGAATAAATTCAATTGGGTACATAGTTTGCAACAATGATTTATTTGGAACTTGACCTCTTTTCAAGCTGTTGATATATTCTTCATGTGCCTTGGAAGATACAATATAGGCCTTTGTTGCAGCCCCACAAATGACAGCCAAAGTAGAGTCTGGTTTTTCGGCACTCATTTTCTGGCTGATTAAATCATCCAACCAACCAGTAGTAATAGTgttttcttcaaaatcCTCAGTTTCTAGCAACTTGATTAAATATTCAACAGTGGTTCGGAAATCACCTCTTATAGATAACTCTTTTAAAGCCACAACCATATGTCTTCTAGAGGCTTCTCTATTTTCACCAAAGGCAAAAATATGACCGAACTGCGAATCCGCAAAAGAATGGATACCACCATTATTACCTACAGAAAAATAACCCCAAACATTTGATGAAGAACGGAAATTCAATTCGTAGATTGAACCACCAGATGGCTTGAAACCTTCATTTGGATCTTCAGAGGTAATACGACAAGCGGTACAATGACCCTTTGGAATTGGTTTTCTTTGAGTTTTTAAGGATTCCTCCGAGGAGAAATCAAAATCAATCTTGGTTGCAGTACGTGGATCAACACCATAGAACAACCTAATATCCCTGATTCTATGCATTGGAATACCCATAGCAATTTGCAATTGAGCCGCTGGTAAATTGACACCGCTAACCATTTCAGTAGTTGGATGTTCCACTTGCAATCTTGGGTTCAATTccaaaaagtaaaatttaTCGTCTTCATGagaatataaatattcaaCGGTACCAGCAGAAACGTAGCCGACTAGCTTACCTAACCTAACAGCAGCCTTTTCCATCTTGGAAAAAGTTTCTGGTTTGGCAATAGTAACAGGTGCTTCTTCAATAATCTTTTGGTGACGTCTTTGGACCGAACAGTCACGGCCAAATAGAGAAATGTTGGTGCCGTACTGATCCGCCAATAATTGGACTTCTAAATGACGGGCTTGCCCAGCCAGtttcataataaaaataggaGAGCCAGGAATTTCATTGGCAGCTTGATCATATAACGTCAAGAAATCCTCTTCACGTTCAACCTTTCTGATACCtttaccaccaccacctTCAGATGCCTTAACCATAATTGGGAacccaatttttttggcaACAAGTAAACCTTCTTCGGGAGAAGAACAACAACCTTTTTGGTAAACAGAATCTTCAACAGAAACCAACccattatttttgtcaACAACAACTTGATCAACACCAGTACCAGACCATGGAATGCATGGAACCTTGGCATGTTGGGCAACAATTGTGGAAGAAATTTTATCACCTAGAGATCTCATAGCATTTCCTGGAGGACCAATAAAGATGacttttcttttagaaGCAGCCAATTTTTCTGGTAATAATGGGTTCTCAGACGCATGACCCCAACCAGCCCAAACTGCATCAACATTGGTTCTCTCCGCTATTTCCACAATTAAATCTACATTGGCataattgttgttattagttCCACCTGGGACCTCGACATATTGGTCAGCCATTCGAATATATTCGGCATTAGCTTCCAAATCTTCCGGAGTGGCCATGGCAACAAATTCAATAGTTCTTTCGTTACCAAATGTATCATAAGCCCACTTCCTAACAGATCTGATTTCTTTGACAGCACCAATACCATTGTTTGCAATTAAAACTTTGGAAATAACGGTGTGACCACCATGAGACTTGACAAACTCTTTTAATATACCTTCCTCTGCCTTATCCAGGGTATTCAGACCAATGAAGTTGGATGGTAATTTAGCATGTTCTTTAGAGTAATCTGTGACTTCAAACTGCTTGTGTTGAGACTCAGCAACTTCGGATAAATTTTCTTCACTCATTATGCTTGATAATGATGTACtttctttgttattattgtatgATAAAGTATTGATACACctaagaaaaatatttcttaaTAAAATGTTACTATGTATATTGCAATTATGCGAACGATAAAATATATCTCTAAATAATGGTAAATATTGTCTTGACCTTAATTGGCTATTAATTTTGTATAAATCTTtagcaaaaaataaaagtctATTTAAAATCAGCACTTtggtttaaaatttatgaGGATAGTCctgtaactttttttcttgtgaTTTTGTTAGTAAACGTTAATTAGATTTATAATTAGTGGATAATAatgatctttttttttttttttttttgtaagcAATTGGGACAAAATAGTAATTGACtgtgtttatattttagaCTGtgtttaataacaatgttatttttctctttctctgctgaaatttttttttttttactacaCTCATTAAATgagaaaatattgttttgatataaacttttctttGGATTTTAATGTAATATGGTATAATAAcagactttttttttttttgtcctGCTTCTTAATTATCAATTTGCGTCCATCTTATTTTGTAACTTGCAGTTTAcataatgttttttttttgttgaaaaaaaatttttttttttttatcaaaaggGTAGATTTCGTTtagatttaattaaaaaaaaaaaaaactttctGCTAATCGagttacaaaaatattttgctaATTTTAACTTAGCCAACGTTAGCTCTTGAAATTTTCcataaaaatttaagagaattgataaaaaaagatatattgTACAGTCACTATACCCATTTCCTGCGTAAAATGGATGGGTTAAAAATTGCAATTTTCCATTGAACCCAATTGTACTCTAACTATACATGATCATTATtgtaaatcttttttttttttttttgtaaaaagaACCCTCATtagtataaaaatagtagACATACCTTTCCGAGTGAAGAATTGTTGCTGGTGTTTATgttataactttttttaatttgttctttattttcttgaATATGTCCAAAttaaatagaataaaaataaaaataaaaatgaaaaataaaagtaaataacaaaaaagaatgtATTATAATGTGTTGTTTGCctgctttatttttatttttatttatttatttacttataTGATATGAATAggttaaaagttttaataagaattcaaaatgaaaaaaatagttaGTAAAATGGTTAAGAATTGTTAAACAGAACAACcgaaaaacttttttcttttatttgaaaaggagagagaaagaaagaaagaaggtTTAAAAGTGATGAAAAGATTTGACAAGAGTGGAGAGAAGATAAgctttattctttttttttttcttttatatgaAAGACATGtaaaatatgtttttttttttttttttttttttttgtgctTTAATAGTGCGATGTGTAAAAATCTTAGGGTTTTTAACTTTCGGCGGttaattctaatttttttttttttttttttttttttgtttgctcgtattttgcattttttatttcagtttttaatgttatttttttcaacaaaaaaataaaaaaaaaaaaaaaaaaaaaaaaattaaaaaaaaagcaaaaagaaCATTTTTGGTGatataatagaaaatatatatatatatatgtacataatatttttttttatttttgtttttttcctgTCTTTAAACGCTCCTTCTTTTCCCCTCCTGCATATATTTCATAGCAATTATATGTATTAGAAAATAGTTATCCCCAACTTTACTTCATTGTTGAACATCATTATGTACGATAGAATTATGTAAGATAAACTTATGTAATGGTTGAATCTTGAATTATAGATTGAAAGAactctttaattttattttttctcaaCAAtttgaacttttttttttttttttttgttgagtAATTTCCCCTCTCccctttaattttatattttcaattacTTGATTTTCAATTCTTCAAACATaaccaaataaataatattattaaccCTTTAATGTGCCTAGTTTATCtatgaataaatatttacgtttgatttattatatttcatcaatattttttttacaattccagccgaaaaaaaaatggacaTCTATTTAAATCCGCTACTTTCTTATAAAAGCTatacaaacaataaataaaatatattctaAATCTTGTGTATAAGGGTTTTATTATGCTGCGCCAAACGTTATAGTTTTGGTCATTGGTTCTATTATTTGTTATCCAtttaatgatgataaaaaaacactTATAATATAGAGACCGTTGTTTCTCAAATATAtcttagaaaaaaaaaaagttactaTTTTGtgttaattaaaaatagcctacaaatgtttttcaaaaatatatatatatatatatatatatatattgctATATAGTTATAACATTAGACAACAAATATCCAAGTCTTTtcactttaaaaaataatatatataatccTAAACGTGAATATAGCATGATAAAGATAGAAGAAcgaataaacaaaaaaaaaaaaaaaaaaaaaaaattggtttgTAAAATTCACTAATGTGGCGAAGTGAAAtcataaattaaaatatttgccTCATCTTTGGTGCctcttttgatttttaacaaattgaCGCTAAATTGTTCGGTTGTGACAGTTTGATGCGCCATCTGATAATCATCGCTCAATTTATCATCAAATGTTCTTGCAGTAGCATATAACCTAGGGTCTTCCGAGggagtaaaataaaaatgttttaatcTTATATTTTCACTTAATGTAGAAGTGGGGGAAGCGCAACTgttcttgttcttgttAACATTCATATTTCTGGTAACACAAGAGTTATGAGGAAGAGGGACATTATCAGAATCATCATACGCAGAggtaaatttaaataaattaagtATTTTACTATAACAGGTTGTTATAGTCTTTATTTGAGTCTCCTTATtgttaattgtttttttttcatcgtTAGGAGGTATTTCCTTCAATGCTACATTTGGATGGAATCTAACACTTTTCGTCTTGGTtcttttaacatttttatgGACAGGTATATAATCACTATCCAAAAGATTATATTCCCAAGGTTTTAAATCAGCATTTGCATTAGAGTCATCATTATTTCCCTCATACTCTCTcctaacaaaaatattgcttttttttaaagaattcattttttcatatttttctaGTTCAGTTCTGATCTGCCAATCATGGAAAATTCTCAATTTGGCTAGTGTCATTTGCTCATTATATTGTAATTCGCTATTCTTGCTCCCATTTTTACGCTTCAACGTtctcttttgtttttccaaTGATCCAGCAGTTAATCCAGGTTCCAAAGTTCTATGTGAATAATCCGGTGagataaatattatttcctCATTTCTTTGTACTATCGTTTTTGTTAGATTGTTTTCAGAGGCAGTAGGTGAGTATAGCATATCTTTTGTGTGGTAATATTCTttggtatattttttctcgTCATCGCTATGGTAATccataaatttattaaaataaaaatgtttaaatCCAGTTCTGCCTTTACATTTAGCTGAATTTAGGCTTGGTATTGAATCTGttgaggaaaaaaaatcattctTATTATCTTCAGTTATGTACACAGAATTGTTGCTAGAGTCTTTGtaattatcatttttaataattctaaagCTCCTATTAGATAATGTTGGTGGTGTGATTAATAATTCGTCTTTTTTCTCAAAATTATCGACCAATTGTGTGTCGCTGATAATAGTGTctgataaaatatttgatacTTGAGTTGGTTTTTTCTcggtatttttttcacttatACAACCCATGGTATGTGTATTGATTTGTTCAGAAGCAGGAACAGAAGTGTTGGTTGTTGCTGATGATACAGGAACCATTGATTCGCATGTGAAAAAACTCTCCTTGCTATCAGAATTGTTTTCCAGTTCAACcaaacagttttttttaccatctgatgttattttttccaataaacCTGGGTTGGTGTTGGTAATGTTGCACGCATTAGTAATATCATAGTTGTCCAAATTACTTTCCGTAGATACTCCCTTTTCATTTTGACTGGGTAACTTAGTACAAGGTTTCTCGGGCTCATTTAAAAGAACATATTCTTGTAAATCTTTCTTAACATCAAAAGATTTCCCACTATTGTAGCTGTCATCCTTCCCAATGAGTAGATTAACttgcatatttttttcagatAAACTTGGGTGCTTATCTTTACTGAAGCAAGTACTGAATTGGTCGCTGGTTATCATAGTGtctttgtcttttttttcattaaacaATTGATTTATTTCAAAGTTCTCTGATGTGATATCTGTATTTACAAAAGTGAAATCATTAGTGTTGtcagtatttttaaaaaaatctgAAGTATCGTCAAGATCAGAGGTAATACTAATTTCATCAATAAAAGTTATCTGTCTGTCAACATTATCTTCATGGCTTGAAAGCTCGTTAAATAAGGTAGGATcaatatattcattttcttcaatttttttggaattgtAAACTTCCATTTGCAATACTTCAGAATATTTCATCAGAATTtcatcattgttattgggtttatttatttttctttttaattttaattttttttttaagaaaattgaatatttgTTGTAGCTTTTTGATAATCTCGACATACttggtattttttatttagttgtttttttttttttttttttttcccttcaatacttgttttatttattaaaagaaaatcacgaaaattaaaaaaaaaaaaatatatatatatatatatatatatatttacattAATTTGATTTGCTTTTATATTATCGATCATATCCAAGATTGatttgaaataataataagtttTTGCTAATTTAACTATTTGCTTCTTTATCTAGTTTCGTTTTGTTTTGCTACTTtttactttcttttttttgctttttaaaaaaaaaacaaaaattaataaatagacattataatttttaatttataataatgataataaacatttgctgacattttttttttgacacattttttttccttagtGTCTTGTCCGTAATAGTTACGGACAAAGTGGTTATTGTTGACTTAAAAATGTTAGTAATTAttgtaataatagaaaaacgtgaaaatattacaagtaaatcaaaaatctttttataCGAAAcactcttttttctcttttcctctttttttctttttttttttttttttttcttttttttttttttctttcatcttcgaaataaatagaaaatcAATCCAGCACATAAAAACCCTCGCAcaataaaagagaaatcAATCAGCAAAAAAAGTTGCAATTCACTTTAAATCCACcattcaaaaacaaaaaaaaaaaaaaatcttcaccgtgaaaaaataaactcatatatatataaaatttttaatttttttttttttttttaaaacattctAACTCCTCCCTACgatttctaaaaaaaaaagaataaaaaacagaaaaaccTTTTATTTGCGTTACAATTCATAGCTacttattaaaataatacgCATATCTGTGAATACAATATATACACTAATAATAGATAGATAAACctaaaacaataataatagtatagaggcaaaaaaaaaatgaatatgTTTGGTCTATTTGGTGTCAATACAAAGCAAAAGCAACAAGACAATCAagacaacaacaatgcCCAGAATACATCAACACAACTAGCACCAGCAGATTCACAGCCAACTCAAACACAACTAAACCAAACTTTGGGTTTTGACAgtgaaaaagttaatacaGTGAATAACACAGCAATTGATAGAATGCATGCTTTGGCTGGTGTAGATAATGGCGTTGAATATTTAGATttggaagaagaacaaTTATCCAATATGGAGGGGTCCCAAGGTTTAATTCCAAGTAGAGGTTGGAATGATGATCTATGTTATGGTACAGGTGCAGTCTATTTAGTAGGTTTGGGTTTGGGTGGTACCTATGGATTTTTCGAAGGTTTGAAAAACATTCCACCTAACTCTCCCGGTAAATTACAATTAAATACAGTTTTAAACCACGTTACCAGAAGAGGTCCATTTTTAGGTAATAACGCGGGTGTCTTGGCTCTTATGTACAATATTATTGACTCTACTATCGATGCTTATAGAGGAAAGCACGATACCATTAATTCTATTACTGCTGGTGCTTTAACAGGTGCCTTATTTAAATCTACCAGGGGCTTAAAACCAATGGGTTATGCTGCTGGTCTGACAGCAggtgctgctgctgcttgGAGTGGTTTGAAATCTTGGATTTTATAGTATTTTCAGGAAAAGcatatgttattattttaaactaattatatttttttttcttttttcttttttttttttttattttattaaatatattaaagtGGCATGTATATATGGtgtataaataataatgataatactaatatgaagttataaaaaaatgcgTTCaactttgttaaaaaaggggaaaaaaaaatattttatgcCTAGTTGCATTGTTTTTCCTTCcttctctttttaattatatacatatatatatatatatacaacgTAATTAAGAGGTTGTACCCTGTTATATCATTTGTTGTAACTCCATAAACGATGGTTCTTTCCACATACTTCTACGAGATAAAATTAAGGTGTCGCTAATTGGAACATCAACATCATGTTGACTACCCATGAAATTCaaagattttatattaaaagtgctgtcatcattatcattcaGTTCcacaattttttctaaGGAATCGCCATCATATTGTTCGCTATATATGCCGTTAAATGCTAATCTATTTGGAGTTCttggtttaaaaattaaggTTCTTCTTTTCATAAAATGTTTCGTTGATaattcaattaatttttccttgATACCAGCACTAGATTGATATTTATCTAGTAAAATCGCAACCAAGCCGGCAACGCTTGGTGCAGCCATAGATGTACCTGAATAAGCGACACTGATTTCATCGTTAACATGACTCAATGATTTAACCTGAACGCCACTAGcaaaaatatcaacacATTCACCCCAATTAGAAAATTTCGCAATAGCATCCAATTTATCATCCATTGCCCCAACAGTAATTGCGCTTGGTTCAGAAGCTGGGCTATTCCAACATGCATTTGTATTGGCATTACCtgcagcaacaacaactatTAGTCCTGAATCAACAGCAGCTTTAACCGCTTCATTAAGAACTGAATTTCTCAACGATCCTAAGCTTAAGTTAGCAACAGCCAACTTCTTATCGCCATTGTTTTTCCTGTGTTGTACGGCATATTCCAACCCACTTATAACTGAAGTTAAATCGCCTTGTCCATCCTTGTTTAAGActttaatttcaattaGTTCCACTTTTTTGGCAACGCCATATTTGTTGGACCCGACTATACCAGCAACATGTGTCCCATGGCCGTTGTTATCCCCAGGACCTTCCCTTGTAAAATCGGCACCATGTATAACTCTATTTTCGAATTCTGGGTGGTCAGCTTTGATACCTGTATCCAATATATAAGCAGAAACAGATTCACCCTgaaattttgaattataataataatcatagtGACTTTTGGAGGGTTCGattccttcttcttcttcttctccttcttctccttcttcttcttcttcttccccTCGCTCTGTCTTTATAAATGAAATGTGCTGTTTTGAATCATCGGACCCAGTTAATTTTCTTGAGGGTGgaattttttctcttctgGAAAGTCTGACTAAATGTCTAGGTGCATTATTCTGAATTTGGATAATTTCGGTGTCATCTTCGTCttcgtcatcatcatcatcagcatcatcaccatcatcatcgtcat
This window harbors:
- the ACC1 gene encoding acetyl-CoA carboxylase ACC1 (similar to Saccharomyces cerevisiae YNR016C | ACC1 | Acetyl-CoA Carboxylase (paralog of YMR207C | HFA1)); this encodes MSEENLSEVAESQHKQFEVTDYSKEHAKLPSNFIGLNTLDKAEEGILKEFVKSHGGHTVISKVLIANNGIGAVKEIRSVRKWAYDTFGNERTIEFVAMATPEDLEANAEYIRMADQYVEVPGGTNNNNYANVDLIVEIAERTNVDAVWAGWGHASENPLLPEKLAASKRKVIFIGPPGNAMRSLGDKISSTIVAQHAKVPCIPWSGTGVDQVVVDKNNGLVSVEDSVYQKGCCSSPEEGLLVAKKIGFPIMVKASEGGGGKGIRKVEREEDFLTLYDQAANEIPGSPIFIMKLAGQARHLEVQLLADQYGTNISLFGRDCSVQRRHQKIIEEAPVTIAKPETFSKMEKAAVRLGKLVGYVSAGTVEYLYSHEDDKFYFLELNPRLQVEHPTTEMVSGVNLPAAQLQIAMGIPMHRIRDIRLFYGVDPRTATKIDFDFSSEESLKTQRKPIPKGHCTACRITSEDPNEGFKPSGGSIYELNFRSSSNVWGYFSVGNNGGIHSFADSQFGHIFAFGENREASRRHMVVALKELSIRGDFRTTVEYLIKLLETEDFEENTITTGWLDDLISQKMSAEKPDSTLAVICGAATKAYIVSSKAHEEYINSLKRGQVPNKSLLQTMYPIEFIHEDKRFKFTVAQSADERYTLFINGSKCEVGVRKLSDGGLLISVGGKSHTIYWKEEVSATRLSIDSMTTLLEAENDPTQLRTPSPGKLVKYLVESGDHVNAGQPYAEVEVMKMQMPLVSQESGIVQLLKQPGSTVSAGDILGILSLDDPSKVKHALPFEGMLPELGAPIIEGTKPAYKFKSLVTTLENILKGYDNQVIMNTSLQNLIQVLRDPKLPYSEWRLQVSALHSRLPKELDDKLTDLVSRSEKRSADFPAKQLNKLLEHSIEEHSESILFSATVEPLLDITRRYSNGLKAHEHSVFAKFLEEYYDVESLFSGSNVREEDVILKLRDEHTDDLNKVVLTVLSHSRVFAKNNLILAILKHYQPLCKISSDVAAAISEPLKNIVQLESKATAKVALQAREILIQGALPSISERTAQVEHILKSSVVKASYGSNARRSEPDLNILKDLIDSNYVVFDVLSQFLNDNDVDIASAAADVYIRRAYRAYTIGDVKHHKVSGSPVVEWKFQLPSNSSISVPQMKNKLGLNRAMSVSDLSFISNDGTQPLRTGVLVAAKHLDDIDDSLSDALCIIPHQNSASGPAPNRSFGHSTLSNVANVFISSTDGFENDKQVLKRLREILDMNKKSLVNASIRRITFIFTYNDGSYPKFYTFRGPNYEEDETIRNVEPALAFQLELGRMSNFNIKQIFTGNRNIHVYEAIAKNSPVDKRFFTRGIIRTGRIRDDISIQEYLTSEANRLMSDILDNLEIIDTSNSDLNHIFINFSSVFDITPEDVEAAFGGFLERFGKRLLRLRIAAAEIRIIIKDPKTGSPVPLRALINNVSGYVVKTELYTEIKNSEGVWVFKSLDKPGSMHLRPIATPYPVKEWLQPKRYKAHLMGTTYVYDFPELFRQALVSEWKKTSPMTKVTDLFFISNELIEDENGELTEVEREAGANTIGMVAFKITARTPEYSRGRQFVVIANDITFKIGSFGPKEDEFFNKATKYARKLGIPRIYLSANSGARIGIADELIPYYQVAWKDASDPAKGFEYLYMTADGLAQLKKDGKENSVLTERVVENGEERFVIKTIIGSEDGLGVECLRGSGLIAGATSRAYKDIFTITLVSCRSVGIGAYLVRLGERAIQVEGQPIILTGAPAINKLLGREVYSSNLQLGGTQIMYNNGVSHLTAKDDLDGVSKIIEWLSYIPAKRDMPVPILESEDTWDRDVDFAPEPKKAYDVRWMIEGKQDEDGFEYGLFDKGSFKETLSGWAKGVVVGRARLGGIPMGVICVETRTVENLIPADPANPDSTEMLVQEAGQVWYPNSAFKTAQAINDFNHGEQLPLMILANWRGFSGGQRDMYNEVLKYGSFIVDALVAYKQPVFVYIPPTGELRGGSWVVVDPTINPDHMEMYADVDSRAGVLEPEGMVGIKYRREKLLNTMYRLDDKYKELKDKLADSSLNAEEHKTISTALAQREKWLLPIYHQITVQFADLHDRSDRMLAKHVIREALKWTNARRYFFWRLRRKLNEEYLCRRLQSELPSASRLELLARIRSWYPASVNQQDDRQVTNWVEENYQLLDEKLKSIKVEAIAQNLAKSLRSDHDNAIVGLSEVLKLLSASDKEKILKNLK
- the TIM23 gene encoding protein transporter TIM23 (similar to Saccharomyces cerevisiae YNR017W | TIM23 | Translocase of the Inner Mitochondrial membrane) encodes the protein MNMFGLFGVNTKQKQQDNQDNNNAQNTSTQLAPADSQPTQTQLNQTLGFDSEKVNTVNNTAIDRMHALAGVDNGVEYLDLEEEQLSNMEGSQGLIPSRGWNDDLCYGTGAVYLVGLGLGGTYGFFEGLKNIPPNSPGKLQLNTVLNHVTRRGPFLGNNAGVLALMYNIIDSTIDAYRGKHDTINSITAGALTGALFKSTRGLKPMGYAAGLTAGAAAAWSGLKSWIL